A window of Fusarium musae strain F31 chromosome 1, whole genome shotgun sequence genomic DNA:
ATAGTGCCGTTCTACCAGTAACCACcttttgatcttctcatcgcATTCCATAAAGGGGACCTCGGCTGCCAGGAAGCTATCTGTAAAGGCCTTTACGTCGCTGAGAAGAATAATCTTGACAATATCAAAGCGACGATAGGTCAATGCGGCAATGAGAGGCGTTCCGTGATCAGGACAGGCATGCTGGATATTGGCACCATACTTGAGGAAGTTTCGTACAGCTTCAACGGAGCCTGATATTACACTTGAGCAAAAGAATGTATGTCTTCCAGGGTTTGAGAGATCGGAGAGATCGAGAAATTCCTTGACGGTCAGAAGAGGGCGGATAAGTCGCAGCTTTCTTGATAGGAACAAAGCGCATAAGCTGTGTGTACTTGCCCCCCCAAGGAGTTCGATGGCTGCCCACGATAGTGATCTATTGTTGAAAAACCGCGGGAAATGGTTCAATAtgtaataaagataaattgGTGTATCCGAAATCAGAATCGAGCGAGCCGCATCGAGGCCGAATTTGTTTCTTGCAAAAAGGTCGATTCCAGCATCAAGTAATGCCTTGAACGCGTTGATATTCAATGGGTCTCTTCTAATAGGTCTAGTAAGGACAAAGAGTGTCAGACAGTTGCTTCCCAAGTCATTCACGGCCTGGTAGTTTGCGCCGCTTTTTATGAGGAGTTGTATGACTTGGGATGAGGCAGTCAGGCATGCATTGAGAATGGGAGTATAGGAGTGATGTGATATCGGGTTCAGGCGAGCACCTGACGATATAAGATACTCAGCAACCGACAAGGCATTGGCTGCGGCCGCAATATGGAGCGGTGTTGAGCCATTGTAGTCTAGCTGCTCAATGTCGGCGCCAGCAACAACCAGGGCTTTGAAAGCTGCCAAATCATTGAGCCGGGTCGCTATATGAAGTGGACCTTGCGggttcatctcatcaagtgTGGGATTGAGCATGGTGTAGATATCACTGACAATTTAGTAGTTAGTGGCGTTTCCAGTAGCCTGGTTAGATCTGCTTACATATCTTTGTGGTTTTTGCTGAATTCGTCAAGCAGAATTACCGAGCCTTGTGTGTTTCGGGAGGCTAAAGCAATAGAGAGATAATTTCCTTGCCGAGCTAGGAACTTCCCCCTTTCCTCGAGATACTTCGTGACCAGTGACGGAATGAGAGAATTGAACGTCGAATCTCTCAAAGCCGCATTTAATCCATTGCAGTAAAATCTTCCGAGCTTGTTCCAGGACACAGCGGAAACATTAGCGTTGTTATCGAGCAGCCATTTGACAACAGCAATACTTGCTCGCTCACAGATTGCAAACATCAAAGGTGTTGCCGATTGTTCCAACCCAGATGCCTTCCCAGGCATTATCTCGATATCTATAGGACagccgagatcaagaagcttctggCATGCGTCGATATTGCCATGTCTTATGGCCAGCATTAGATCAAATTCCATATGCCGCTCAGCCTTGTGGTTCATGATCGGTCCATCC
This region includes:
- a CDS encoding hypothetical protein (EggNog:ENOG41); amino-acid sequence: MAYHIDRCSMETAEALLDAGADPWLRVLKSFDSVLMAIQSQNWTFLTNVSGHSTLKKHPPKWNQTWTASYRSGNWFKNANALHLAALVGEVDAVEFYLDKHLLTDLNARDSDGQTPMHYAAWAGHASVIQYLVKRGGDIHAVSKSGMTPLNLAVREGHTECVRALLNHGAGQQVGHIDKSPFVHAYCSGNEAILHLLKEHLGDSSADGPIMNHKAERHMEFDLMLAIRHGNIDACQKLLDLGCPIDIEIMPGKASGLEQSATPLMFAICERASIAVVKWLLDNNANVSAVSWNKLGRFYCNGLNAALRDSTFNSLIPSLVTKYLEERGKFLARQGNYLSIALASRNTQGSVILLDEFSKNHKDIDIYTMLNPTLDEMNPQGPLHIATRLNDLAAFKALVVAGADIEQLDYNGSTPLHIAAAANALSVAEYLISSGARLNPISHHSYTPILNACLTASSQVIQLLIKSGANYQAVNDLGSNCLTLFVLTRPIRRDPLNINAFKALLDAGIDLFARNKFGLDAARSILISDTPIYLYYILNHFPRFFNNRSLSWAAIELLGGASTHSLCALFLSRKLRLIRPLLTVKEFLDLSDLSNPGRHTFFCSSVISGSVEAVRNFLKYGANIQHACPDHGTPLIAALTYRRFDIVKIILLSDVKAFTDSFLAAEVPFMECDEKIKRWLLVERHYEQPKLEEMSWNTNHVPTKGAGVVIAEVEMEWHWRKKHSESILAYATRRQRIVRELRGTQVKLVRII